From Staphylococcus delphini, one genomic window encodes:
- a CDS encoding methionine ABC transporter ATP-binding protein, whose translation MITLKNIVKKYESKTKSVTAVDGVNLEIGKGKIYGIIGFSGAGKSTLVRLFNYLEKPTSGEVIIGGDNIGQLSPAELRQKRQKVSMIFQHFNLLWSRTVLDNIIFPLEIAGVPKSQAKAQALELVSRVGLQGREHAYPSELSGGQKQRVGIARALANDPEVLLCDEATSALDPQTTDEILDLLLQLKNEKNLTIIMITHEMHVIRRICDEVAVMENGRVIEEGKVSHIFEHPQHQVTRRFVQDDLKPSDDSEDLAQTFKLGKDEVLAKLIFSGENTTHPVVSHLTQTHGISVNILEGNIKHSKTGTLGYLLVHIEQFSSINFDQIQAELKAQNVEIEVVSHG comes from the coding sequence ATGATCACGCTTAAAAATATAGTGAAAAAGTACGAAAGCAAGACGAAATCTGTTACTGCTGTAGATGGTGTCAATCTTGAAATTGGGAAAGGCAAGATTTATGGCATCATTGGATTTTCAGGTGCAGGTAAAAGTACTTTAGTCCGTTTATTTAATTATTTAGAAAAACCAACGTCAGGTGAAGTAATTATTGGCGGTGATAACATTGGGCAATTAAGTCCAGCTGAACTACGTCAAAAACGTCAAAAAGTGAGTATGATTTTCCAACATTTCAATTTGTTGTGGTCAAGAACTGTACTCGATAACATCATTTTTCCACTTGAAATTGCGGGTGTGCCTAAAAGCCAAGCGAAAGCACAAGCATTAGAATTAGTGTCTCGCGTTGGGCTACAAGGGAGAGAACATGCGTATCCATCCGAATTATCAGGGGGACAAAAGCAACGTGTCGGTATCGCGCGTGCACTCGCTAACGATCCAGAAGTATTGTTGTGTGATGAAGCGACAAGTGCGTTGGACCCACAAACAACAGATGAAATTTTGGATTTATTACTACAACTCAAAAACGAGAAAAACTTAACAATTATTATGATTACACATGAAATGCACGTCATTCGTCGTATTTGTGATGAAGTTGCAGTCATGGAAAATGGTCGTGTGATTGAAGAAGGCAAAGTGTCACACATTTTCGAGCATCCACAACATCAAGTGACACGTCGATTCGTTCAAGATGATTTGAAACCGAGTGATGACAGTGAAGATTTAGCGCAAACCTTTAAATTAGGCAAAGATGAAGTGTTGGCTAAACTCATTTTTTCTGGTGAGAATACGACGCATCCAGTGGTGTCACACTTAACGCAAACACACGGGATTTCAGTGAATATTTTAGAAGGCAATATTAAGCATTCTAAAACGGGCACATTAGGTTATTTATTAGTGCACATTGAACAGTTTTCGAGCATTAACTTTGATCAAATTCAAGCAGAGTTAAAAGCACAAAATGTTGAGATAGAGGTGGTCAGTCATGGGTAA